The proteins below come from a single Triticum aestivum cultivar Chinese Spring chromosome 5D, IWGSC CS RefSeq v2.1, whole genome shotgun sequence genomic window:
- the LOC123122639 gene encoding extensin isoform X2 has translation MGECKSSRRPSRPLLLSAIVIVLAFFVAQCGARVLTVDELLDQYSESDHHSASPPPGSPGCAPEPEASPPPVIPAPSFAYLSPPPPMQFYSPPPPEVTPSPPEVTPSPPEVAPSPPEIAPLPPVVAPSPPEIAPLPPVVAPSPPEIAPMPPVVAPSPPEIAPLPPVVAPSPPDIEPFPSPPEVTPLPPIVYPSPPEVAPSPPEVAPLPGPPEVTPSPPEVAPFPGPPEVTPSPPDVTPFPGPPEVAPSPPEVEPFPGPPEVTPSPPEVTPFPGPPEVTPSPPEVTPFPSPPEVTPSPPDYAPYPPPESSPGSGSGSGSSPSPPGGSFQPPVVLPPTTGPPSPSAGHAEWCVAKPSVPAAIVQQAMDYACASGADCESLQADGACFKPDTMTSHASYAFNSYWQRAKSTGATCDFGGTAMLITKDPSYDNCHYSVM, from the exons ATGGGGGAATGCAAGAGCTCCCGACGCCCCTCGCGCCCTCTCCTCCTCTCCGCCATTGTTATTGTGCTCGCCTTCTTTGTCGCGCAATGCG GAGCGAGGGTGCTGACGGTGGACGAGCTGCTGGACCAGTACTCCGAGTCCGACCACCACTCGGCCTCCCCGCCTCCGGGCTCCCCCGGCTGCGCCCCGGAGCCGGAAGCGTCGCCGCCGCCCGTCATCCCGGCGCCCTCCTTCGCCTACCTGTCGCCCCCGCCGCCCATGCAGTTCTACTCCCCTCCGCCGCCGGAGGTCACGCCCAGCCCGCCTGAGGTCACGCCGAGCCCGCCGGAGGTCGCGCCCAGCCCGCCGGAGATCGCGCCACTGCCGCCGGTCGTCGCGCCTAGCCCGCCTGAGATAGCGCCACTGCCGCCGGTGGTCGCGCCCAGCCCGCCGGAGATCGCGCCAATGCCGCCGGTGGTCGCGCCCAGTCCGCCCGAGATAGCACCACTGCCGCCGGTCGTCGCGCCCAGCCCGCCGGACATCGAGCCGTTCCCGAGCCCTCCGGAGGTGACGCCGCTGCCCCCGATAGTGTACCCGAGTCCACCGGAGGTTGCGCCCAGTCCACCGGAGGTCGCACCGCTCCCGGGGCCACCAGAGGTCACGCCCAGCCCGCCGGAGGTCGCGCCGTTCCCAGGGCCACCAGAGGTCACGCCCAGCCCACCGGACGTGACGCCATTCCCTGGGCCACCGGAGGTCGCGCCCAGCCCGCCGGAAGTCGAGCCGTTCCCGGGCCCACCGGAGGTGACTCCCAGCCCACCCGAGGTCACGCCGTTCCCGGGGCCACCGGAGGTGACTCCCAGCCCGCCGGAGGTCACGCCGTTCCCAAGCCCGCCGGAGGTGACCCCCAGCCCGCCAGACTACGCGCCGTACCCGCCTCCGGAGTCctcgccggggtcggggtcgggatcggggtcctccccgagcccgccggGGGGCAGCTTCCAGCCGCCGGTGGTGCTCCCGCCGACGACcgggccgccgtcgccgtcggcgggGCACGCCGAGTGGTGCGTGGCGAAGCCGTCGGTGCCGGCGGCGATCGTGCAGCAGGCCATGGACTACGCGTGCGCGTCGGGCGCCGACTGCGAGTCCCTCCAGGCGGACGGCGCCTGCTTCAAGCCGGACACCATGACGTCCCACGCCTCTTACGCCTTCAACAGCTACTGGCAGCGCGCCAAgtccaccggcgccacctgcgacTTCGGCGGCACCGCCATGCTCATCACCAAGGACCCGA GCTATGATAACTGCCATTACAGTGTGATGTGA
- the LOC123122639 gene encoding extensin isoform X1: MGECKSSRRPSRPLLLSAIVIVLAFFVAQCGARVLTVDELLDQYSESDHHSASPPPGSPGCAPEPEASPPPVIPAPSFAYLSPPPPMQFYSPPPPEVTPSPPEVTPSPPEVAPSPPEIAPLPPVVAPSPPEIAPLPPVVAPSPPEIAPMPPVVAPSPPEIAPLPPVVAPSPPDIEPFPSPPEVTPLPPIVYPSPPEVAPSPPEVAPLPGPPEVTPSPPEVAPFPGPPEVTPSPPDVTPFPGPPEVAPSPPEVEPFPGPPEVTPSPPEVTPFPGPPEVTPSPPEVTPFPSPPEVTPSPPDYAPYPPPESSPGSGSGSGSSPSPPGGSFQPPVVLPPTTGPPSPSAGHAEWCVAKPSVPAAIVQQAMDYACASGADCESLQADGACFKPDTMTSHASYAFNSYWQRAKSTGATCDFGGTAMLITKDPSKPHHLTSFNPIAIFHSSSLFL, encoded by the exons ATGGGGGAATGCAAGAGCTCCCGACGCCCCTCGCGCCCTCTCCTCCTCTCCGCCATTGTTATTGTGCTCGCCTTCTTTGTCGCGCAATGCG GAGCGAGGGTGCTGACGGTGGACGAGCTGCTGGACCAGTACTCCGAGTCCGACCACCACTCGGCCTCCCCGCCTCCGGGCTCCCCCGGCTGCGCCCCGGAGCCGGAAGCGTCGCCGCCGCCCGTCATCCCGGCGCCCTCCTTCGCCTACCTGTCGCCCCCGCCGCCCATGCAGTTCTACTCCCCTCCGCCGCCGGAGGTCACGCCCAGCCCGCCTGAGGTCACGCCGAGCCCGCCGGAGGTCGCGCCCAGCCCGCCGGAGATCGCGCCACTGCCGCCGGTCGTCGCGCCTAGCCCGCCTGAGATAGCGCCACTGCCGCCGGTGGTCGCGCCCAGCCCGCCGGAGATCGCGCCAATGCCGCCGGTGGTCGCGCCCAGTCCGCCCGAGATAGCACCACTGCCGCCGGTCGTCGCGCCCAGCCCGCCGGACATCGAGCCGTTCCCGAGCCCTCCGGAGGTGACGCCGCTGCCCCCGATAGTGTACCCGAGTCCACCGGAGGTTGCGCCCAGTCCACCGGAGGTCGCACCGCTCCCGGGGCCACCAGAGGTCACGCCCAGCCCGCCGGAGGTCGCGCCGTTCCCAGGGCCACCAGAGGTCACGCCCAGCCCACCGGACGTGACGCCATTCCCTGGGCCACCGGAGGTCGCGCCCAGCCCGCCGGAAGTCGAGCCGTTCCCGGGCCCACCGGAGGTGACTCCCAGCCCACCCGAGGTCACGCCGTTCCCGGGGCCACCGGAGGTGACTCCCAGCCCGCCGGAGGTCACGCCGTTCCCAAGCCCGCCGGAGGTGACCCCCAGCCCGCCAGACTACGCGCCGTACCCGCCTCCGGAGTCctcgccggggtcggggtcgggatcggggtcctccccgagcccgccggGGGGCAGCTTCCAGCCGCCGGTGGTGCTCCCGCCGACGACcgggccgccgtcgccgtcggcgggGCACGCCGAGTGGTGCGTGGCGAAGCCGTCGGTGCCGGCGGCGATCGTGCAGCAGGCCATGGACTACGCGTGCGCGTCGGGCGCCGACTGCGAGTCCCTCCAGGCGGACGGCGCCTGCTTCAAGCCGGACACCATGACGTCCCACGCCTCTTACGCCTTCAACAGCTACTGGCAGCGCGCCAAgtccaccggcgccacctgcgacTTCGGCGGCACCGCCATGCTCATCACCAAGGACCCGAGTAAGCCACATCATCTCACCTCCTTCAACCCCATTGCCATCTTCCATTCTTCTTCGCTCTTCTTGTGA
- the LOC123122641 gene encoding mitochondrial amidoxime reducing component 2 — MEKAASFLSSLLGGGGGGDGQAGEPAATVASILIYPIKSCRGVSVPQAPVTSTGFRWDRQWVVVNAKGRALTQRVEPKMALVETELPPAAFDEDWQPTPDSYLVIRAPGMDTLKVPLAAEHVTLDDVSVWEWSGSAYDEGTEAAEWFSAYFGKPSRLVRFKEESEIRPTNPEYAQGYKITFTDCFPFLIASQGSLDALNELLKEPVPINRFRPNILVDGCHPYAEDLWKTMKINKLTFDGVKLCDRCKVPTINQENGIPGSEPTETMLTFRSGEVIRPSHKNKQKVYFGQNLVCKESVSAKGKGRIVKVGDPVYVLQTYPCSDEVPA; from the exons ATGGAGAAGGCGGCGTccttcctctcctccctcctcggcggcggcggcgggggggacgggcaggcgggggagccggcggcgacggtggcgtcgatcCTCATTTACCCCATCAAGTCCTGCAGGGGCGTCTCCGTGCCGCAGGCCCCCGTCACCTCCACCG GGTTCAGGTGGGACCGGCAGTGGGTGGTGGTGAACGCCAAGGGCAGGGCCCTCACGCAGCgggtggagcccaagatggcgctGGTGGAGACGGAGTTGCCGCCGGCGGCCTTCGACGAGGACTGGCAGCCCACCCCCGACTCCTACTTGG TTATAAGAGCACCCGGGATGGACACACTGAAGGTCCCTCTTGCTGCGGAACACGTCACGCTTGACGACGTCTCCGTCTGGGAGTGGTCTGGTTCTGCCTATGATGAAGGAACTGAAGCAGCTGAATGGTTCTCCGCCTATTTCGGGAAACCAAGTCGGCTCGTGCGGTTTAAAGAAG AGTCCGAAATCAGGCCGACTAATCCTGAGTATGCTCAAGGCTACAAGATCACCTTCACGGATTGCTTCCCGTTCCTGATAGCATCCCAG GGATCACTGGATGCACTGAATGAGCTGCTTAAGGAACCTGTACCAATCAATCGCTTCAGACCAAA TATTTTAGTGGACGGATGCCACCCGTACGCAGAGGATCTGTGGAAAACCATGAAGATAAACAAGCTAACATTTGACGGCGTGAAGTTATGCGACCGTTGCAAG GTGCCTACCATTAATCAAGAGAACGGAATACCTGGCAGCGAACCAACAGAAACCATGCTGACATTCCGGTCCGGTGAAGTGATCCGCCCGAGCCACAAGAATAAACAGAAG GTATACTTTGGGCAAAACCTGGTCTGCAAGGAGTCGGTGTCAGCAAAGGGCAAAGGGAGGATCGTCAAGGTCGGCGACCCGGTTTACGTTCTGCAGACATACCCTTGTTCCGACGAAGTTCCAGCCTGA
- the LOC123125457 gene encoding mitochondrial amidoxime reducing component 2 — protein sequence MEKAASFLSSLLGGGGGGEEPSGEPAATVASILIYPVKSCRGVSVPQAPVTSTGFRWDRQWSVVNGKGRALTQRVEPKMALVEVELPPEAFDEEWQPALDSYMVIRAPGMDTLKVPLVAERATLDDVSVWEWSGSAYDEGAEAAEWLSSYFGKPSRLVRFKEESEIRPTDPEYAQGYKLMFTDVFPFLMASQGSLDALNEILKEPVPINRFRPNILVDGCHPYSEDLWKTIKINKLTFDGVKLCDRCKVPTVNQENGILGTEPAETMLTFRSGEVIRPSHKNKHKVYFGQYLVCKEAVSAKGKGRIVKVGDPVYVLQTYPSSDEVPA from the exons ATGGAGAAGGCGGCGTCCTTCCTCTCGTccctcctcggcggcggcggcgggggcgaggaGCCGTCCGGAGagccggcggcgacggtggcgtccaTCCTCATATACCCCGTCAAGTCCTGCAGGGGCGTCTCCGTGCCGCAGGCCCCCGTCACCTCCACAG GGTTCAGGTGGGATCGGCAGTGGTCGGTGGTGAACGGCAAGGGCAGGGCCCTCACGCAGCgggtggagcccaagatggcgctTGTCGAGGTGGAGTTGCCGCCGGAGGCCTTCGACGAGGAGTGGCAGCCCGCCCTCGACTCCTACATGG TTATAAGAGCGCCTGGAATGGACACGCTGAAGGTCCCTCTTGTTGCGGAACGCGCCACGCTCGATGATGTCTCCGTGTGGGAGTGGTCTGGTTCTGCCTATGATGAAGGAGCTGAAGCAGCCGAATGGCTCTCCTCCTATTTCGGGAAGCCAAGTCGCCTTGTGAGGTTTAAGGAAG AGTCCGAAATCAGGCCGACTGATCCAGAGTATGCTCAAGGTTACAAGCTCATGTTTACGGATGTCTTCCCTTTCCTGATGGCCTCCCAG GGCTCACTGGATGCACTGAATGAGATTCTTAAGGAACCTGTACCGATCAATCGCTTCAGACCAAA TATTTTAGTTGATGGATGCCACCCATACTCGGAGGATCTGTGGAAAACCATAAAGATAAACAAGCTGACATTTGACGGGGTGAAGTTATGCGACCGTTGCAAG GTGCCAACCGTTAATCAAGAGAACGGAATACTTGGCACCGAACCAGCAGAAACTATGCTGACATTCCGGTCCGGTGAAGTGATCCGTCCGAGCCACAAGAATAAACACAAG GTGTACTTTGGGCAATATCTGGTCTGCAAGGAAGCGGTATCAGCAAAGGGAAAAGGGAGGATCGTCAAGGTCGGCGACCCGGTTTACGTTCTTCAGACATACCCTTCTTCGGACGAAGTTCCAGCCTGA